The Trichocoleus sp. sequence ACCCGTTCGCTATGCCTGGGACTTGCAGCAGCAATATTTGCAGGGAGCCAATTTGCAGCGTGGCGTTAAAGCAGTTTTAGCGAATGCGATTTTGCATTATTTACGCTTGTGGGATGTCACTTCGGTCAACCGGGTCGATCATTTCATTGCCAACTCGCAATTTGTAGCGCGGCGCATCTGGAAAACCTATCGACGTCAAGCAACGGTGATTCATCCGCCTGTTGTGGTCGATCGCTTCCGTCCGCAACGACAGCGAGAGGAGTTTTATCTGACCCTTTCCCGATTTGTCCCCTATAAACGAGTTGATTTAATTGTTGAAGCGTTTACTCGTCTGGGCTTGCCGCTTGTCGTAATTGGGTCGGGGGCAGGAGAAAAACAAATCCGGGCTCTGGCAGGCGCGAACGTGCAGGTTTTGGAACACCAACCTGAGTCTGTCGTCGTCGATTATATGCAGCGGTGCAAAGCCTTTGTTTATGCAGCGGCTGAAGATTTTGGCATTTCTCTGGTTGAGGCACAGGCAGCAGGTGCCCCTGTGATTACTTACGGCAAGGGAGGTGCGATCGAAACTGTGATTCCGGGTAAAACAGGCATCTTTTTCCCAGAACAAACGGTCGAGAGTATTATGCAAGCCATTCAGCAATTTGAGTCGCGCAGGACGCAGTTTGACGTTGATGATTTGCGCCAGAATGCCGATCGCTTCTCGCCTGAGCGGTTCCACAGAGAGTTTTCTGGGTTTGTCAGTAAAAAATGGGCGAATTTTCAGCAAGGAGATGCCATAGAGTAGTAGCGTGAGGAGAAATAAATTGCAATGCAGCTTAACCGCACGTTACAACCGGCAATTGCGAGTTTGTCGCTTTCGACCCGATCGCTGCCCATGTTTGCTTTAATGATTGCCGCCGATTTGCTGGCGCTCTGTCTTGCCGGAATTATCAGCGTCTACCTGCGCCTGTTCGTTGAACCCCAATTTCATCCGCTGCTCTACTGGCAGCTTTTTCCGTCATTGGGGCTATTTATCCTGGCATATACAACGATCGGGCTGTATCCAGGTGTGACGCTTAGTCCGGTGGATGAGCTGCGCTGGACAAGTCTTTCCACCACGCTGATGTATCTGGCACTGGTGGCAACGCTGTTTATGCAGCGCGAAGGAGAAGTTTACGATCGACTGGTGTTTGTTGTTGCCTGGATTCTGTCGCTGATTCTGGTTCCCCTGAGTCGGGCATTGATGCGAGCGCTTTGTGCAGCGCAGCCCTGGTGGGGCTATCCCGTGATGGTGTTGGGGGCAGGCAAAACGGGCGAGATGGTGATCCGAACTTTGAAGCGTCGTCCTGGCATTGGGTTAAAGCCGGTGCTCGTGTTGGATGACGACCCCGAAAAGCATGGCTTTTTGCATGGAGTTCCGGTTGCAGGTGGAGTGGAACTGGCTCCTGCTCTGGCTCGAAGAAGGGGCATTCCTTATGCGATCGTTGCCATGCCCGGAGTACCGCGCGATCGGCTGCTCAGCCTACTAGAGCAATATGGCAGCAGCTTCGCTCACTTGCTAATCATCCCTGATTTATTTGAGTTTTCGAGTCTCTGGGTCGCTGCGAAGGATATGGGCGGCATTCTAGGCTTAGAAGTGCGACAAAGGCTTTTACTCCCAGGACCTCGTTTTGCCA is a genomic window containing:
- a CDS encoding glycosyltransferase family 4 protein, translating into MKVAVVHEWLVTHAGSERVVEEILNLHPEADLFSLVDFLPEELRYFIQHKSVTTSFLQRLPFANPHFRQYLPLMPLAIEQFDLSPYNLILSSNHAVAKGVMTHPDQLHICYVHTPVRYAWDLQQQYLQGANLQRGVKAVLANAILHYLRLWDVTSVNRVDHFIANSQFVARRIWKTYRRQATVIHPPVVVDRFRPQRQREEFYLTLSRFVPYKRVDLIVEAFTRLGLPLVVIGSGAGEKQIRALAGANVQVLEHQPESVVVDYMQRCKAFVYAAAEDFGISLVEAQAAGAPVITYGKGGAIETVIPGKTGIFFPEQTVESIMQAIQQFESRRTQFDVDDLRQNADRFSPERFHREFSGFVSKKWANFQQGDAIE
- the wbaP gene encoding undecaprenyl-phosphate galactose phosphotransferase WbaP gives rise to the protein MQLNRTLQPAIASLSLSTRSLPMFALMIAADLLALCLAGIISVYLRLFVEPQFHPLLYWQLFPSLGLFILAYTTIGLYPGVTLSPVDELRWTSLSTTLMYLALVATLFMQREGEVYDRLVFVVAWILSLILVPLSRALMRALCAAQPWWGYPVMVLGAGKTGEMVIRTLKRRPGIGLKPVLVLDDDPEKHGFLHGVPVAGGVELAPALARRRGIPYAIVAMPGVPRDRLLSLLEQYGSSFAHLLIIPDLFEFSSLWVAAKDMGGILGLEVRQRLLLPGPRFAKFLIDLIATLLGGCIILPMILIISILIKLSSPGPIFYRQTRIGQGGQRFRAWKFRTMVQNADLVLKDYLENHPELKEAWDKDHKLRYDPRVTRIGRFLRRTSLDELPQLWNILRGEMSLVGPRPIVDEEIARYGDKFLLYTKVVPGLTGLWQVSGRNNITYQERVNLDAYYVRNWSVWLDVYILMRTVWVVITGEGAY